The proteins below are encoded in one region of Aquisphaera giovannonii:
- a CDS encoding RNA polymerase sigma factor, whose amino-acid sequence MTEAPPSVQTADEILVERARGRDRSACEELFLRHRTDAYRAAYRLLGNEQDALDAVQDAFIKAFLAIQDFDGRSGFRYWLLRIVANAALDAGRKRKRRPRLSIGDGTTGLPEPAGYEDPARGLHRQDLRRALDAALGGLSVKIRTTFVLFAELGMSYKDIAEAQGIAIGTVMSRINAARTKLQQALDWDALKGMDEPSRRESRPHDPRSSHEPE is encoded by the coding sequence ATGACTGAGGCCCCTCCGAGCGTGCAGACGGCCGATGAGATCCTGGTCGAGCGTGCGCGGGGCCGGGACCGCTCGGCCTGCGAGGAGCTCTTCCTGCGGCATCGGACGGATGCGTATCGGGCGGCCTACCGGCTGCTGGGGAACGAGCAGGACGCGCTCGACGCGGTGCAGGATGCGTTCATCAAGGCGTTCCTGGCGATCCAGGACTTCGACGGCCGGAGCGGGTTCCGATACTGGCTGCTGAGGATCGTGGCGAACGCGGCCCTGGACGCGGGCCGGAAGCGGAAGCGGCGGCCCCGCCTGTCGATCGGCGACGGGACGACGGGGCTGCCGGAGCCGGCCGGCTACGAGGATCCCGCCCGCGGCCTGCACCGGCAGGACCTCCGCAGGGCCCTCGACGCGGCCCTGGGCGGGCTGAGCGTCAAGATCCGCACGACCTTCGTCCTGTTCGCCGAGCTGGGGATGAGTTACAAGGACATCGCCGAGGCCCAGGGGATCGCGATCGGTACGGTCATGAGCCGGATCAACGCCGCCCGGACCAAGCTCCAGCAGGCCCTCGACTGGGACGCCCTGAAGGGGATGGACGAGCCGAGCCGCCGCGAATCACGCCCGCACGACCCGCGGTCGAGTCATGAGCCGGAGTAG
- a CDS encoding response regulator, with protein MNTIRVVIADDHPIERRGICLILEETPGIEVVAEAADADQAVAAVAAHRPDVLITEMGLPGRSGLDLAERVTREFPRTQTLVLSMRASRSHARLAMAMGALGYLAKNVDASEYAAAVRAIARGESYVALPAAGPPAAEREQPDHAGERNPASLTPRQLWVLKLVAEGLTSKAVARRMGISTRTVEVHRRQIMQRLRIRDLAGLVRYAIRNKLIDERGEDPPRRT; from the coding sequence ATGAACACGATCCGAGTAGTCATCGCCGACGACCATCCCATCGAGCGGCGGGGGATCTGCCTCATCCTGGAGGAGACCCCGGGGATCGAGGTGGTCGCCGAGGCCGCCGACGCCGACCAGGCCGTGGCGGCCGTCGCGGCCCATCGGCCCGACGTGCTGATCACCGAGATGGGCCTGCCGGGGCGGAGCGGCCTGGACCTGGCCGAGCGGGTGACCAGGGAGTTCCCGAGGACGCAGACCCTGGTCCTGTCGATGCGGGCGAGCAGGTCCCACGCCCGGCTGGCCATGGCGATGGGGGCCTTGGGATATCTCGCCAAGAATGTCGATGCGTCCGAGTATGCCGCCGCGGTGCGGGCGATCGCCCGAGGCGAGAGCTACGTGGCCCTTCCCGCCGCGGGGCCCCCGGCCGCCGAGCGTGAGCAGCCCGACCACGCCGGCGAGCGAAACCCCGCCTCCTTGACGCCGCGTCAACTTTGGGTGCTGAAGCTGGTCGCCGAGGGGCTCACGAGCAAGGCGGTCGCACGCCGGATGGGGATCAGCACGAGGACCGTGGAGGTCCATCGACGTCAGATCATGCAACGCCTGCGCATCCGAGACCTTGCGGGATTGGTTCGCTACGCGATCCGCAACAAGCTCATCGACGAGCGGGGCGAGGATCCGCCTCGACGCACCTAG